One window from the genome of Rufibacter tibetensis encodes:
- the fabV gene encoding enoyl-ACP reductase FabV, producing the protein MIITPRVRGFICLTSHPKGCEQNVVNQINYVKSKGTVEGPKNVLVIGASTGFGLASRITSAFASNAATIGVYFEKPSAEGKPGSPGWYNTAAFEKQAHEAGLYAKSINGDAFSDEIKQKTLDLIKADLGQIDLVIYSLASPRRVHPKTGVVHNSVLKPIGQTFSNKTVDFHTGNVSEVSITPASEEDIENTVAVMGGEDWAMWMEALKAADLLAPGATTVAYSYIGPALTEAVYRKGTIGRAKDHLEATAFTITDSLKDLNGKAYVSVNKALVTQASSAIPVIPLYISLLYKVMKAKGIHEGTIEQIQRLFQERLYTGGEVAVDEKGRIRIDDWEMREDVQAEVATLWEQATTETLPQIGDLNGYKTDFFKLFGFEVAGVDYEQDVNEVVEVPGLV; encoded by the coding sequence ATGATTATTACGCCCAGAGTACGCGGCTTTATCTGCCTAACCTCCCATCCTAAAGGATGCGAACAGAATGTAGTGAACCAGATTAACTATGTAAAGTCTAAGGGAACCGTAGAAGGACCAAAAAACGTGTTGGTCATTGGTGCCTCCACCGGTTTTGGCTTAGCTTCCAGAATTACCAGTGCTTTTGCGTCTAACGCGGCTACCATTGGTGTCTACTTTGAGAAGCCATCGGCAGAAGGCAAGCCCGGTTCACCGGGTTGGTACAACACCGCAGCATTTGAGAAACAAGCGCATGAAGCCGGTTTGTACGCCAAGAGTATCAACGGTGACGCCTTCTCTGACGAAATCAAACAAAAAACGCTGGACCTCATCAAGGCTGATCTAGGCCAAATAGACCTGGTAATTTATTCATTGGCTTCTCCGCGAAGAGTGCACCCTAAAACCGGGGTGGTACATAATTCGGTCCTGAAGCCGATTGGGCAGACGTTCTCTAACAAAACCGTTGATTTCCATACCGGCAATGTGTCTGAGGTAAGCATTACGCCTGCGTCTGAGGAAGACATTGAGAACACCGTGGCCGTAATGGGCGGCGAAGACTGGGCCATGTGGATGGAGGCTTTGAAAGCCGCTGACCTTTTGGCGCCGGGTGCTACTACCGTGGCGTATTCATACATAGGACCAGCACTCACTGAGGCGGTGTACCGCAAAGGAACCATTGGTCGAGCCAAAGACCACCTGGAAGCTACAGCGTTCACCATTACTGATTCCTTGAAAGACCTGAACGGCAAAGCCTATGTATCTGTAAACAAAGCTCTGGTAACGCAGGCAAGCTCAGCTATTCCGGTTATTCCTTTGTACATTTCCCTGCTGTACAAAGTGATGAAAGCCAAAGGGATTCATGAAGGCACCATTGAGCAGATTCAGCGTCTGTTCCAAGAAAGACTGTACACCGGCGGTGAAGTGGCCGTTGATGAAAAAGGCAGAATCAGGATTGATGACTGGGAAATGCGTGAAGACGTGCAGGCCGAAGTAGCTACCCTTTGGGAGCAAGCCACCACGGAAACCCTTCCGCAAATTGGAGACCTGAACGGCTACAAAACAGACTTCTTCAAGCTCTTCGGTTTTGAAGTAGCCGGAGTAGATTACGAGCAGGATGTCAACGAAGTAGTGGAAGTACCAGGATTGGTATAG
- a CDS encoding phosphatase PAP2 family protein encodes MQQEIEQKSKNAGAFLAVVSLQMMVLWLVFVGSAFLFFWMATVVFIEQEKELDQAAFAFAADLTDPQTTEVMYFITFFGSKDFLIYGSLGLAFLFLVFKKWRFYSLKIIAISATTTLFNQSMKFLFDRPRPETAFLEQGGNSFPSGHAMIGGAFWGLLVYLVWTNLHNKWLKLTLCLLLSIWIFLIGFSRVYLNVHYASDVLAGWAAGIFWLIIAIFLLNKLQQRLGRRVDKQMEN; translated from the coding sequence ATGCAGCAAGAAATAGAACAGAAAAGTAAGAATGCAGGTGCTTTCCTGGCGGTGGTCTCGCTCCAGATGATGGTGTTATGGCTAGTGTTTGTAGGGTCTGCCTTTCTATTTTTTTGGATGGCGACGGTGGTCTTCATTGAACAGGAAAAAGAACTGGACCAGGCCGCCTTTGCCTTTGCTGCAGACCTCACAGACCCGCAGACCACAGAGGTCATGTACTTCATTACGTTTTTCGGGTCTAAGGATTTTCTCATTTATGGGTCGCTGGGGTTAGCTTTTCTGTTTTTGGTTTTCAAAAAATGGCGCTTTTACTCCCTCAAGATCATTGCCATTTCAGCCACCACCACGCTCTTTAACCAAAGCATGAAATTTCTCTTTGACCGTCCCCGGCCGGAGACTGCTTTCTTGGAACAAGGAGGCAATAGCTTCCCCAGCGGGCATGCCATGATTGGGGGCGCGTTCTGGGGTTTGCTCGTGTACCTGGTTTGGACCAACTTGCATAACAAATGGCTAAAATTGACCTTGTGCCTTCTGCTGAGCATTTGGATCTTCCTCATCGGCTTTAGCCGGGTGTACCTGAATGTGCACTATGCTTCTGACGTGCTGGCCGGGTGGGCTGCGGGGATTTTCTGGCTGATCATTGCCATCTTTCTGCTAAACAAACTGCAGCAAAGGTTGGGCCGAAGGGTAGACAAGCAAATGGAGAACTAA
- a CDS encoding adenylate/guanylate cyclase domain-containing protein encodes MIKYLIIPIFILMGNLRLLAQVGNPFIQTFEPAAYRSDAYISSPQNWGLIQDNRGIIYVSNTSGILEYDGATWQAVQGTNYQGNFQLAKNSEGRVFVGGNQDIGYLAPDSTGKMQLVSLLPHLKGKYKDLSVTKVASIGRDVYFSTKNTIFRWSNGGFKAWHSSTGFARVFSCRNQLYAIDKEKGLCVLEKDQLKALPDTKKVGGLTVTALLPLLPTTGSKHNLLLVTFDKGLYTYQDHVLQKLELSPAPEFGEAQFMHGIMLADGTIALATTTKGVIIINHQGRVKKVIDKQAGLNDNTVLHLFKDREGGLWAGLNIGISRIDYPSPVAFLNGSSRLEGLVLSVLKKRQNLYAGTTSGLYVADVTSIEPSFQKFPQLQNEVWKILDLGDMLLVLSSTGLYQLSNKVLKKISPVNGGGIYKTIHQSQKDLNKFYVGSSEGLYIVLNQDGRWKWEGKVKGVNHDVTWLTEDQKNKVWATCENNISVIDAASEYGLQPPVQNLKPSPETVKKLTRFEVHSINGNIYFGTNKGIYSFQKRGKRLQLEPDKTFGSMFANGSREAINLTPTSNGEIWLTSEFRTGPLRKVKGNAYVWDTIPLSMMPNQDVWTIHPDPQGVVWMGTTDGIFNYNSSIAKNYLTKPHTVLRKVKLLGDSTVFFGAFENKGIASVIQSLEFRLTLPHAIRSIRFEFAATSYDAPAKLQYSYMLEGEDNNWSHWTPERRKEYTGLDEGSYVFKVKARNMYGTESVVSSFAFTSLPPFYRTWWAYCLYFILWVGFIWGFVQIKHRNLVASKNYLEELVHQRTMQLEAEKQKSDELLLNILPAETAEELKARGRTQARSYENATVLFTDFKDFTRISQDLTPEELVTVIDFYFCAFDGIISKYNIEKIKTMGDAYMCAGGIPNPEANTPADVIKAAMEIVAFVERLNPPDKPKKHKFEIRVGIHTGPVVAGIVGTKKFAYDIWGDTVNTAARMESSGVEGKINISGATYELVKDEFICSHRGKVEAKNKGEIDMYFVEAVVEKQVLEHSHVQSF; translated from the coding sequence ATGATTAAATATTTAATTATTCCTATATTCATTTTGATGGGTAATCTTAGGTTGCTGGCGCAAGTAGGTAATCCCTTTATCCAGACTTTTGAACCTGCCGCTTACAGGAGTGATGCCTATATCTCCAGTCCCCAGAACTGGGGGTTAATACAGGACAACCGGGGTATTATTTATGTGAGTAATACAAGCGGTATTCTGGAGTATGACGGCGCTACGTGGCAAGCAGTGCAGGGCACCAACTACCAGGGCAACTTTCAATTAGCAAAGAACAGCGAAGGCAGAGTATTTGTAGGCGGCAACCAGGACATAGGCTATTTAGCACCTGATTCAACTGGCAAAATGCAGTTGGTTTCCTTGCTGCCTCATCTCAAAGGAAAATACAAAGACCTAAGCGTGACAAAGGTGGCCTCCATTGGCAGGGATGTCTATTTCAGTACAAAGAATACAATTTTCAGGTGGTCTAACGGAGGCTTTAAAGCGTGGCACAGTAGCACCGGTTTTGCCCGTGTTTTTTCCTGCCGTAATCAGTTGTATGCCATTGATAAAGAAAAAGGCCTTTGTGTACTGGAAAAGGATCAACTCAAAGCACTTCCAGACACTAAAAAAGTAGGCGGGTTAACAGTAACGGCCCTTCTTCCACTTCTACCAACCACAGGGTCAAAGCATAATCTCCTTCTGGTTACTTTTGATAAAGGACTTTATACTTATCAAGACCATGTCCTGCAGAAGCTGGAGCTTAGTCCTGCACCTGAGTTTGGGGAGGCGCAGTTCATGCACGGAATCATGTTGGCAGATGGAACCATCGCCCTGGCCACTACTACCAAAGGGGTCATCATCATAAATCATCAGGGCAGGGTGAAAAAGGTAATAGACAAGCAGGCTGGCTTAAATGACAATACGGTTTTGCACCTCTTCAAAGATAGGGAAGGAGGGTTGTGGGCAGGCCTCAACATAGGGATAAGCAGAATAGACTATCCATCGCCTGTTGCTTTCCTGAATGGATCTTCCAGGTTGGAGGGGTTAGTCCTTTCGGTTCTAAAGAAACGGCAGAACCTGTATGCCGGTACTACTTCCGGGTTATATGTAGCAGATGTCACCAGTATTGAACCCTCTTTCCAGAAATTTCCTCAATTGCAGAACGAGGTCTGGAAAATTTTGGATCTGGGAGACATGCTTCTGGTCTTGAGTTCTACGGGTCTCTACCAGCTTTCAAACAAAGTTTTGAAGAAGATTTCTCCAGTAAATGGGGGAGGTATTTACAAGACTATTCACCAGTCACAAAAAGACTTAAATAAGTTCTATGTAGGGTCCTCTGAGGGCTTGTATATTGTTCTGAATCAGGATGGCAGGTGGAAGTGGGAGGGGAAGGTGAAAGGGGTGAACCATGATGTTACCTGGCTGACAGAGGATCAAAAGAATAAGGTATGGGCAACCTGTGAAAACAACATCTCGGTCATAGATGCAGCAAGTGAATATGGGTTGCAACCCCCGGTGCAGAACCTGAAGCCTTCACCTGAAACAGTCAAGAAACTGACCAGGTTTGAGGTGCATAGTATAAACGGCAACATCTACTTTGGTACCAACAAAGGCATTTACAGCTTTCAGAAAAGAGGGAAGCGCCTGCAACTGGAGCCTGACAAGACTTTTGGGAGCATGTTTGCAAACGGCTCTAGAGAGGCCATCAACCTGACCCCCACCTCGAACGGGGAAATCTGGCTTACGTCTGAGTTTAGAACCGGTCCTTTGCGTAAAGTGAAGGGAAACGCCTATGTATGGGATACCATTCCCCTGAGCATGATGCCCAATCAGGATGTCTGGACAATACATCCAGACCCGCAAGGGGTAGTATGGATGGGTACCACCGATGGAATCTTCAATTATAATTCTTCTATCGCCAAAAACTACCTCACCAAGCCCCATACTGTGCTTAGAAAGGTAAAGCTGTTAGGGGACTCCACCGTATTCTTTGGAGCTTTCGAAAACAAGGGAATTGCCTCCGTAATCCAATCCCTGGAATTCAGGCTTACGCTTCCCCACGCCATCAGGTCTATTAGGTTTGAGTTTGCGGCCACTTCCTATGATGCTCCGGCTAAACTTCAGTACAGCTATATGCTGGAGGGCGAGGACAACAATTGGTCGCACTGGACGCCTGAACGGAGGAAGGAATATACCGGCCTTGACGAGGGAAGCTATGTGTTCAAAGTGAAAGCAAGGAACATGTATGGCACCGAAAGCGTGGTGTCCAGTTTTGCATTCACCTCTCTGCCTCCCTTCTACCGGACCTGGTGGGCCTATTGCCTCTACTTTATTCTTTGGGTAGGATTCATCTGGGGGTTTGTCCAAATCAAGCACCGGAACCTGGTTGCCTCAAAGAATTACCTTGAAGAACTGGTGCATCAGCGCACCATGCAGTTAGAGGCCGAAAAGCAAAAATCAGATGAGTTGCTGTTGAACATCCTTCCTGCTGAAACAGCCGAAGAACTAAAGGCCAGAGGCAGAACCCAAGCCAGGAGTTATGAAAATGCCACAGTGCTCTTCACTGATTTTAAAGACTTTACCAGAATAAGCCAGGATCTTACCCCAGAAGAGTTGGTAACGGTCATTGACTTTTACTTTTGTGCGTTTGACGGCATTATTTCTAAGTACAACATAGAGAAAATAAAGACCATGGGCGATGCCTACATGTGTGCCGGCGGAATCCCCAACCCAGAGGCTAACACCCCGGCAGATGTGATAAAGGCCGCCATGGAAATTGTAGCGTTTGTGGAGCGACTAAACCCACCAGACAAACCCAAAAAGCATAAGTTTGAGATAAGGGTGGGCATCCATACCGGTCCGGTCGTAGCCGGAATTGTGGGTACCAAGAAGTTTGCCTATGATATTTGGGGAGATACCGTAAACACAGCGGCCCGTATGGAGTCTAGCGGGGTAGAAGGAAAGATAAATATCTCAGGTGCTACCTATGAGCTCGTCAAAGATGAATTTATTTGCTCTCACCGCGGAAAAGTAGAAGCTAAAAACAAAGGCGAGATTGATATGTACTTTGTAGAAGCTGTGGTTGAGAAACAAGTTCTGGAACACAGTCATGTGCAGAGCTTTTAG